From the genome of Aspergillus fumigatus Af293 chromosome 1, whole genome shotgun sequence, one region includes:
- a CDS encoding putative R3H domain protein: MVMASENSTEAEHRLSFAKIAAMAPPSKPEELGSGERNDAQNAERLACPDSLARAVQDVHITDTSDRQSPGFNTEVNGHGALKREASFDDARTHLSTSSTKQTSFDSKSMASVTTFAMDEKDSLRPDDSASVQAVDEEESLSGPASGAANSLTGSESGVRIYRDHPRDLSSQRPRPVVLPDGGQRRDGVIHADSVAHNFVLPSSAEGFSVEHSLNGFPLEPDEKLLEAMKSPKDRLLILQLEEKVRNFIQNSKEQSLELPPSNAFGRLLAHKLGDYYHLTHFVDNNVTSVRLHRTPFCRLPTPLSVLHAATHTTPPPAVPAMKIMRRNDGDRPSTEGSTAASSSVPSKTTSEVGDSGNDGERGSSAGATPAKDRMALTREEREAKYQEARERIFRDFPETKSSDISDQGTSMSRSSSTSGRKKTHRQKTPHDDSFEARSQFNAYYPGIHYNNGTVPYNVALNDSSFSNQAPYMVGPGMSPPGYAQGAPNSAMYSNHVNLNPLPQYSIPVSPQMTSTGSWQSGAVPQQSPYPGYTSMNQSPVMVTQQSSTKSSPALNNYTMPQYAQMPSTWSSAPYAAGYQPTHRTHPTAHWPNYPSLSPNPTYPYAQYPGQQSLNTAMQAHPNSHPLPGSFARSPFNPQTRSFVPGGTSLARHPSKTSQHNMNSYPPVQPGIQTQWNGYQEPNKKAQEGSAMAQVVTRGGPPSSRDSIAKWGTPSHLPPKPPPSEIPSDFELKHRITPAPSHSYNSNILTNSKNGPLVVSGGTSLPKVN; the protein is encoded by the exons ATGGTCATGGCCTCGGAAAATTCTACAGAGGCTGAGCATCGCCTGTCTTTTGCCAAG ATAGCCGCAATGGCTCCGCCATCGAAACCAGAAGAGCTCGGATCTGGTGAACGAAATGATGCACAAAACGCGGAAAGGCTTGCATGTCCAGACAGTCTAGCGCGAGCTGTACAGGACGTCCATATAACAGACACTAGCGACAGACAGAGCCCCGGCTTTAATACAGAAGTCAATGGACACGGAGCTCTCAAACGCGAGGCGTCCTTTGACGATGCGCGTACGCATCtctcaacatcctcaacgAAACAGACGAGTTTCGATTCAAAAAGCATGGCGTCAGTTACCACTTTCGCAATGGATGAAAAAGATTCACTGCGACCCGACGACAGTGCCAGTGTACAGGCtgttgatgaggaagagTCACTTTCTGGGCCAGCATCGGGAGCAGCGAACTCACTTACGGGATCCGAATCTGGTGTCCGCATATACAGGGATCATCCGCGAGACCTGAGTAGTCAAAGGCCCCGGCCAGTTGTACTTCCTGATGGTGGCCAGCGACGGGATGGTGTAATTCACGCGGACTCCGTCGCTCATAATTTTGTCCTGCCTAGTAGTGCAGAAGGCTTCTCAGTTGAACACAGTTTGAATGGTTTCCCTCTCGAACCGGACGAAAAGCTGCTTGAGGCGATGAAATCTCCAAAGGACCGCCTACTGATTcttcagctggaggagaaagtcCGCAATTTCATTCAAAATTCGAA GGAGCAATCTCTGGAGCTCCCACCTTCGAATGCCTTCGGAAGGCTACTCGCGCACAAGTTGGGTGATTACTATCATTTGACCCATTTCGTGGATAACAACGTTACGTCGGTCCGTCTCCATAGGACACCCTTTTGCCGATT ACCGACTCCGCTCTCCGTTTTACATGCTGCCACTCATACCAccccaccaccagcagtCCCAGCCATGAAAATCATGCGCCGGAATGACGGGGATCGGCCTTCCACCGAAGGAAGTACTGCAGCAAGTTCTTCGGTGCCTTCAAAGACCACATCCGAGGTAGGCGACAGCGGCAACGACGGCGAGCGTGGTTCTTCAGCTGGGGCCACTCCTGCCAAAGATAGGATGGCCTTAACACGAGAAGAGCGAGAAGCTAAATACCAGGAAGCAAGAGAGCGGATTTTTCGCGACTTCCCTGAGACGAAATCCTCCGATATCAGTGACCAGGGGACGAGTATGTCACGCTCGAGCTCGACAAGTGGACGCAAGAAAACACACCGACAGAAGACTCCACATGACGACAGTTTTGAAGCCCGCTCTCAATTCAATGCCTACTACCCGGGAATCCACTATAACAATGGCACAGTTCCCTATAATGTGGCACTGAATGATTCATCATTTTCTAACCAAGCACCATATATGGTAGGGCCCGGGATGTCTCCTCCGGGTTATGCTCAGGGTGCTCCAAACAGTGCCATGTACTCCAACCACGTCAATTTGAATCCCTTACCTCAATACTCAATACCTGTCTCTCCACAGATGACATCAACTGGTTCATGGCAGAGCGGCGCTGTACCCCAACAATCTCCTTATCCAGGATACACATCTATGAATCAATCACCGGTGATGGTCACCCAGCAATCGTCGACGAAGTCATCACCTGCGCTGAACAACTACACCATGCCACAATATGCACAGATGCCGTCGACTTGGTCCTCGGCCCCGTATGCTGCGGGCTATCAGCCTACACATCGCACCCATCCCACCGCTCATTGGCCGAATTATCCCTCGCTGTCGCCTAATCCGACTTATCCCTATGCTCAATATCCAGGGCAACAATCACTAAACACAGCCATGCAAGCTCATCCAAACTCGCACCCTCTTCCAGGCAGTTTTGCAAGATCCCCATTCAATCCGCAGACACGCTCATTTGTGCCTGGTGGGACTTCTTTGGCTCGTCACCCGAGCAAGACCAGCCAACACAATATGAACTCGTATCCTCCCGTGCAGCCTGGTATTCAGACTCAGTGGAATGGATATCAAGAGCCGAATAAGAAGGCTCAAGAGGGAAGTGCAATGGCGCAAGTCGTGACGCGCGGTGGTCCTCCCAGTAGCAGAGATTCCATCGCAAAATGGGGAACGCCTTCTCATTTGCCTCCAAAACCACCCCCGTCCGAAATCCCCTCTGATTTCGAGTTGAAGCATCGAATCACTCCTGCCCCATCGCACTCTTACAATTCCAACATACTGACCAACTCCAAGAATGGACCTCTTGTCGTTTCAGGAGGGACAAGTCTTCCCAAGGTGAACTAA